The following proteins are encoded in a genomic region of Triticum dicoccoides isolate Atlit2015 ecotype Zavitan chromosome 1B, WEW_v2.0, whole genome shotgun sequence:
- the LOC119303104 gene encoding uncharacterized protein LOC119303104 has protein sequence MSCLKEVPTLRGDNHTEWRKKVELAFICADLDWVVVKPQPVRPIEPVREAIDDDAAWAKKKGDYAPLEQSYLIDNQKWVNANKKCMAFIKNTVESAIVGSIAECTSAGELLTKIKSQFTGSSKIYATQVLEQLVTECYTGGSHGIREHILRMSNMAAKLKPMDADLEIKPALLIHLVMASLPKEFATFVVNYNMSPGTWDIEKTIAMCVQEEDKLKAAHGGSLNYVKDYKKKNYGQNNKSSPSKNGKAPYQHQHQQQPFSVDKDTCLHCKQKGHYKKDCAAWLKSVMEKRGIPFDANYAKKRKTH, from the coding sequence atgagttgcctaaaAGAAGTTCCGACACTCAGAGGTGACAACCACACTGAGTGGAGGAAGAAAGTTGAACTGGCATTTATTTGTGCTGATCTTGACTGGGTTGTGGTGAAACCACAGCCGGTCAGACCCATAGAGCCAGTAAGAGAGGCCATTGATGATGATGCTGCATGGGCTAAAAAGAAGGGGGACTATGCTCCTTTGGAGCAGTCCTACCTCATAGATAACCAAAAGTGGGTCAatgcaaacaaaaagtgcatggcattTATAAAGAATACAGTTGAGAGCGCCATTGTGGGCTCCATTGCAGAGTGCACTTCCGCAGGGGAGTTGCTTACAAAGATAAAGAGCCAGTTCACTGGCTCTTCTAAGATCTATGCCACCCAGGTGTTAGAACAACTGGTGACAGAATGCTACACAGGTGGTAGTCATGGCATAAGAGAGCACATCCTCAGGATGAGCAATATGGCAGCAAAGCTCAAGCCCATGGATGCGGATCTGGAGATCAAACCAGCGCTCCTGATCCACCTGGTCATGGCTTCACTGCCAAAGGAGTTTGCAACTTTTGTTGTAAACTATAATATGTCACCTGGAACATGGGACATTGAAAAGACAATAGCAATGTGTGTCCAAGAAGAGGACAAACTCAAAGCCGCACATGGTGGTTCACTCAACTATGTGAAGGATTACAAGAAAAAGAACTACGGTCAAAACAACAAAAGTTCTCCTTCAAAGAATGGAAAAGCCCCCTATCAGCATCAGCATCAGCAACAGCCTTTCTCAGTGGACAAAGACACCTGTCTCCACTGCAAGCAGAAAGGGCATTACAAGAAAGACTGCGCTGCTTGGCTGAA
- the LOC119350255 gene encoding putative F-box protein At4g22180: MGTCSLVRMMSLLQLDLRMLRMLLALSPPPSSHWKFRKHPPLMLMETETVVEILPETPLMETETVVETLLELPLDVLMDIFSLLELPDLIRASSVCSFWRSAYSSLHSQLGQYKRPQTPCLLYASEADGENVASLYSLAEKRVYKLTLPDPPIRTRHLIGSSNGWLVTADEKSELHLLNPITGQQISLPSAITIEQIEPILDSAGAVNKIKMWDLAPNDDPNEFSDCLYIRAFVFPDPPTGSYIVVIIHNPEKYISFARVGDYKWTSLPGKNYKQCIHMDGLLYAFAETGGVYAFDLTGPTIMSYIIAEEMENYISGTDGDMYVVQAPWGDLLQVCRKSDVTEELLVQTEKVLLYKADMAAKKLVEVNGLHDHVLFLGRSQSQCLSAEAYPQLKKNCVYFTDDEIYVSHYKNNRRDIGILNLGNDSTEEIVSQLWCNWPNPIWITPNLTSMNLTVYKQSTKKHWAIC, encoded by the coding sequence ATGGGGACGTGTAGCTTAGTGAGGATGATGAGCTTACTGCAGCTAGACTTGAGAATGTTGCGTATGCTGCTGGCCCTTTCTCCCCCTCCCAGTTCACACTGGAAATTCAGAAAACACCCGCCATTGATGCTGATGGAGACCGAGACCGTGGTGGAAATATTGCCGGAGACGCCGCTGATGGAGACCGAGACTGTGGTTGAAACACTGCTGGAGCTGCCGTTGGATGTATTGATGGATATCTTTTCCCTCCTGGAGCTTCCTGACCTCATTCGTGCAAGCTCCGTGTGCTCCTTCTGGCGCTCTGCGTATAGTAGTCTACATAGCCAGCTTGGGCAATATAAACGGCCCCAGACACCTTGCCTCCTCTACGCCTCCGAAGCCGATGGTGAGAACGTAGCTTCTCTCTACAGTCTTGCTGAAAAGAGGGTCTACAAGCTAACTCTTCCGGATCCACCTATCCGTACTAGGCATCTCATTGGGTCCTCTAATGGCTGGTTAGTTACTGCTGATGAGAAGTCTGAGCTTCACCTTCTCAATCCGATCACTGGTCAACAGATTTCCCTCCCCTCGGCGATCACCATTGAGCAAATAGAGCCGATCTTAGATAGTGCTGGTGCAGTTAATAAGATTAAGATGTGGGATCTAGCGCCGAACGATGATCCGAATGAGTTTTCTGACTGCCTCTACATCAGGGCATTTGTGTTTCCTGATCCACCCACGGGAAGCTATATTGTGGTTATCATCCACAATCCAGAGAAATATATTTCGTTTGCAAGGGTAGGTGATTATAAATGGACCTCGCTGCCGGGTAAGAACTATAAACAATGCATCCACATGGATGGTCTATTGTATGCATTCGCAGAAACTGGAGGAGTCTATGCTTTTGATCTCACCGGTCCTACCATCATGAGTTATATTATTGCAGAAGAGATGGAGAATTACATTAGTGGGACGGACGGGGACATGTACGTTGTTCAGGCTCCATGGGGTGATCTGTTGCAAGTTTGCAGGAAATCTGATGTCACAGAAGAGCTGCTCGTACAGACTGAGAAAGTATTGTTATATAAAGCTGATATGGCAGCAAAAAAACTTGTGGAAGTAAATGGCTTGCATGATCATGTGTTGTTTCTTGGGCGTAGTCAGTCGCAATGCCTTAGTGCGGAAGCTTATCCACAATTGAAGAAAAACTGTGTTTATTTCACAGATGACGAGATATATGTTTCGCACTATAAGAATAATCGCCGGGATATAGGTATTCTCAACTTGGGAAATGACAGTACGGAAGAAATTGTATCTCAGCTTTGGTGCAATTGGCCAAATCCCATATGGATAACACCAAATCTCACGAGCATGAAT